One Natrinema salaciae genomic region harbors:
- a CDS encoding VPS10 domain-containing protein, with protein MTTDTTFDGENIDELRSNDTPTGTKRSPRRRDVLEGVAVGAGVLGLSLGTTPTGARTNGAAAAATQASCEYLGPETDPDTGMPRYGDWTHSKIGAGGQVENAFTTPANPCTVYATTDVGGTWRSDDRGETWYIFHRGDGTRGLSVHPADEDIVVHAKSDGVWRTEDGGDSWSHVLETSFKPNGTYRWAGETIARKPDDDDVLMTAPHNDTVYRSTDGGRTWSATDTPSNVHGTDVKWDPTNPDTAYLCARPDGDDTTGGFWKSTDGGESWTRLHYGPEGPIEFHPDPETDALYGFYEHGPYVKRSTDGGESWSAFDDGLPDAQFKVSGVNDGEIYALTGKASDVAYDIFTLPAGGSSWSRHSKITGDDLDTSGWFWEDFGPYNAQGIAFNREDPDEWYIAGTYALYKTEDGGQTARYSSHGLEEMVPFDVKSDPRNDRLYAGFADSGFVRLRDHGKQWDVHNEVSFHAVTHHDYADTNPDYLVCTTALYSGGSRSGTIFISEDAGETWRQSELNGLEHVVPDDAPSWAPTQLQAPAGVSIDPTDSEHVVVAIGDDVAYRSRDGGESWSKIGGPDPAIGPSHFARNFWVGRNQLALSGDGSMVTATNYVEGESPHYFDPETETWNEIDELADTAGVAWHVTADPNTEGRFLLTVALPFSSTEDWSGALWESTDGGKSWSKIYDRPCAAATFDPNDPDRVAAFPAREVPIVSTDGGDTWTKLDSALPAARQEGNHKTLAFSGSNLVVGVGGISILWIDLDGTGDGEETIQVGEYEARDPDGDGLYDDVDGDGQTTHADVDAFYEHLESDGVQQNAERFDFDDNGRVGFSDVLDLLRRI; from the coding sequence ATGACAACCGACACGACATTCGACGGCGAGAACATCGACGAATTGCGATCGAACGACACTCCGACGGGGACGAAGCGTTCCCCGAGGCGACGCGACGTGCTCGAGGGCGTCGCCGTCGGCGCGGGCGTCCTCGGCCTCTCGCTCGGCACAACACCGACTGGCGCCCGGACGAACGGCGCGGCGGCGGCCGCCACCCAGGCGAGCTGTGAGTACCTGGGACCGGAGACCGACCCCGACACTGGCATGCCCCGCTACGGCGACTGGACGCACAGCAAGATCGGCGCCGGCGGACAGGTAGAGAACGCCTTCACTACGCCGGCAAACCCGTGTACGGTGTACGCGACGACCGACGTCGGCGGCACCTGGCGCTCCGACGACCGCGGCGAAACCTGGTACATCTTCCACCGCGGCGACGGCACCCGCGGGCTGAGCGTTCATCCCGCGGACGAGGATATCGTCGTCCACGCGAAATCCGACGGCGTCTGGCGGACGGAAGACGGCGGCGACTCGTGGTCGCACGTCCTCGAGACGAGTTTCAAGCCCAACGGGACCTACCGGTGGGCGGGCGAAACGATCGCCCGCAAACCGGACGACGACGACGTCTTGATGACGGCACCGCACAACGACACCGTTTACCGGTCCACCGACGGCGGCCGGACGTGGTCTGCCACCGACACGCCGTCGAACGTCCACGGGACGGACGTCAAGTGGGACCCGACGAACCCGGACACCGCCTACCTGTGTGCCCGTCCCGACGGCGACGACACGACGGGCGGATTCTGGAAGAGCACCGACGGCGGCGAGTCCTGGACGCGTCTTCACTACGGCCCCGAGGGCCCGATCGAGTTCCACCCCGACCCCGAGACCGACGCCCTCTACGGGTTCTACGAACACGGACCCTACGTCAAACGGTCGACGGACGGCGGCGAGTCGTGGTCCGCCTTCGACGACGGCCTCCCGGATGCCCAGTTCAAGGTCTCGGGCGTCAACGACGGTGAGATCTACGCGCTGACCGGCAAGGCGTCGGACGTGGCGTACGACATCTTCACGCTTCCCGCAGGCGGCAGTTCCTGGTCCCGTCACTCGAAGATCACGGGCGACGACCTGGACACGTCGGGCTGGTTCTGGGAAGACTTCGGACCCTACAACGCACAGGGTATCGCGTTCAACCGAGAGGACCCGGACGAGTGGTACATCGCCGGCACCTACGCACTCTACAAGACCGAGGACGGCGGCCAGACGGCGAGATACTCCTCGCACGGCCTCGAGGAGATGGTCCCGTTCGATGTGAAATCGGATCCGCGAAACGACCGTCTCTATGCCGGGTTCGCCGACTCTGGGTTCGTCCGCCTGCGCGACCACGGGAAACAGTGGGATGTCCACAACGAAGTGAGCTTCCACGCGGTCACCCACCACGACTACGCGGACACGAACCCGGACTACCTCGTCTGTACGACGGCGCTGTACTCGGGCGGCTCGCGGTCGGGGACCATCTTCATCAGCGAGGACGCCGGCGAGACCTGGCGACAGAGCGAACTGAACGGCCTCGAGCACGTCGTTCCCGACGACGCGCCCTCCTGGGCGCCGACGCAGCTACAGGCGCCCGCCGGCGTCAGCATCGATCCGACCGATTCGGAGCACGTCGTCGTGGCGATCGGCGACGACGTCGCCTACCGGTCGAGAGACGGCGGCGAGTCGTGGTCGAAGATTGGCGGCCCCGATCCCGCGATCGGACCGAGTCACTTCGCGCGGAACTTCTGGGTCGGCCGGAACCAGCTCGCGCTCTCCGGCGACGGATCGATGGTGACAGCGACGAACTATGTCGAGGGCGAATCACCCCATTACTTCGATCCGGAGACCGAGACGTGGAACGAGATCGACGAACTGGCCGACACCGCGGGCGTGGCCTGGCACGTCACCGCCGATCCAAACACAGAGGGTCGATTCCTCCTCACCGTCGCACTGCCGTTCTCGAGCACTGAGGACTGGAGCGGCGCCCTCTGGGAGAGCACGGACGGCGGCAAAAGCTGGTCGAAGATCTACGACCGTCCCTGCGCGGCCGCGACGTTCGATCCGAACGATCCCGACCGGGTCGCCGCGTTCCCGGCCAGGGAGGTGCCGATCGTCAGCACCGACGGCGGTGACACCTGGACGAAACTCGATTCCGCGCTCCCGGCGGCCCGACAGGAGGGGAACCACAAGACGCTCGCGTTCTCCGGATCGAATCTGGTCGTCGGCGTCGGCGGCATCAGCATCCTCTGGATCGACCTCGACGGCACCGGCGACGGTGAGGAGACGATACAGGTCGGCGAGTACGAGGCTCGTGATCCGGACGGTGACGGGCTCTACGACGACGTCGACGGTGACGGCCAGACCACCCACGCCGACGTCGACGCCTTCTACGAGCACCTCGAGTCCGACGGCGTGCAGCAAAACGCCGAGAGGTTCGACTTCGACGACAACGGCCGCGTCGGCTTTTCCGACGTGCTCGATCTACTTCGGCGGATCTGA
- a CDS encoding cellulase family glycosylhydrolase, giving the protein MNETDRSPDADESTPTDTLSRRTVISAAAGTGALSLGAGTIAGSVGAQEASEGIPTPWLEVDGNLVKDPQGNTVTLRGVNIADPRRMNEDVSGRGKSAAQAVDYLTNEAKGWYSRLIRIPCQPWDIAGLPSPWSAHHYDDVDPEGYVDREDGVGYYEPPTMTQAQLETYLEEHLDPVVESCRRNGVYCIVDFHRHWGGGELEWADPDTGEPNQGLDDEVRLFWETVAPRYAEASHVLYEVYNEPTEPGMWGDPTEKDWVADRWQWWKDMAQPWVDIIREHAPRNLVLIGSPSWTQSPEGALVEPFEGENLAYTYHIYPKHEASKQQAWDGPGPNGDGTKKIYEEYPLFVTEWGWSASDLGTDIISSYADPMAEWLESSDAIHWQAWNFDAGWASEISVRPAFDGECTDPPCEWEVVPHEDSMGNYVKDLLAEHKDDGVPAGEGTGETISIGEYEARDPDGDGLYDDVDGDGQTTHADVDAFYEHLEADGVRDNPDAFDFDGNGRVGFSDVLDLLRRI; this is encoded by the coding sequence ATGAACGAAACCGATCGATCCCCCGACGCAGACGAATCGACGCCGACCGACACCCTCTCGCGGCGCACCGTCATCAGCGCCGCCGCCGGGACCGGCGCGCTTTCCCTCGGCGCGGGCACCATCGCCGGGTCCGTCGGCGCCCAGGAAGCCAGCGAGGGAATTCCGACGCCGTGGCTGGAGGTAGACGGCAACCTCGTGAAAGATCCGCAGGGGAACACCGTCACCCTGCGGGGCGTCAACATCGCCGACCCGCGACGGATGAACGAGGACGTCAGCGGCCGCGGTAAGTCGGCGGCCCAGGCCGTCGACTACCTGACGAACGAGGCGAAGGGGTGGTACTCCCGTCTCATCCGCATCCCCTGTCAACCCTGGGACATCGCCGGCCTGCCGTCCCCGTGGTCGGCCCACCACTACGACGATGTCGACCCCGAGGGGTACGTCGACCGCGAGGACGGCGTCGGCTACTACGAACCGCCGACGATGACCCAGGCCCAACTCGAGACGTACCTCGAGGAACACCTCGATCCGGTCGTCGAATCGTGTCGCCGGAACGGGGTGTACTGTATCGTCGATTTCCACCGCCACTGGGGCGGCGGCGAACTCGAGTGGGCGGACCCCGACACGGGCGAGCCAAACCAGGGGCTCGACGACGAGGTCCGGCTGTTCTGGGAGACTGTCGCCCCTCGGTACGCCGAGGCGTCGCACGTCCTCTACGAGGTGTACAACGAGCCGACGGAGCCGGGCATGTGGGGCGATCCGACGGAGAAAGACTGGGTCGCGGATCGCTGGCAGTGGTGGAAGGACATGGCCCAGCCCTGGGTGGACATCATCCGCGAGCACGCGCCGCGAAATCTGGTCCTCATCGGGTCGCCGAGCTGGACCCAGAGCCCCGAGGGGGCGCTCGTCGAGCCGTTCGAGGGCGAGAACCTCGCGTACACGTACCACATCTACCCGAAACACGAGGCCAGCAAGCAGCAGGCGTGGGACGGGCCCGGGCCGAACGGCGACGGCACGAAGAAGATCTACGAGGAGTATCCCCTGTTCGTCACCGAGTGGGGCTGGAGTGCGAGCGATCTCGGCACCGATATCATCTCGTCCTACGCCGATCCGATGGCCGAGTGGCTGGAATCGAGCGACGCGATCCACTGGCAGGCCTGGAACTTCGACGCCGGCTGGGCGAGCGAGATCTCGGTCAGGCCGGCGTTCGACGGCGAGTGTACCGACCCGCCCTGCGAGTGGGAGGTCGTCCCCCACGAGGATTCGATGGGCAACTACGTCAAAGACCTCCTCGCCGAACACAAAGACGACGGCGTTCCCGCGGGCGAGGGCACCGGTGAGACGATTTCGATCGGCGAGTACGAGGCGCGAGATCCCGACGGTGACGGGCTCTACGACGACGTCGACGGGGACGGCCAGACGACCCACGCCGACGTCGATGCCTTCTACGAGCACCTCGAGGCTGACGGCGTCCGGGACAACCCCGATGCGTTCGACTTCGACGGCAACGGCCGCGTCGGCTTTTCCGACGTGCTCGACCTGCTCCGGCGGATCTGA
- a CDS encoding glycoside hydrolase 5 family protein has translation MTSNEHATDTHRIERTNRPTRRRFVKAIGAGAAIASTGVGAAAAAPDPTTDPDDLAFVETDGTEFVVDGEPVYFNGANNFWLTHEYDGTKARIDDVLDLYADLGIDLVRFWAHGEGKEGPLALQPEPGEYNEAALENLDYLIEAARERGIRLIATLVDNWEHEGGMLQYAEWAGAESRYEFYTMDETREMYRNHVETILTRENTFSGIEWREDPTIMVWELANEPRLEQDDVPGEMDALQPPEHKSVLGDWFADMSAYVTELDDNHLVSTGSEGHYYGSANDEYPDGNWDGQSYLDHHAIDTIDACSFHFYPDHWNLPLADGTDYIRRRVVDAHEELGKPAYLGEFNVSDSAHDLETRNEYLSEWYDVADEYDCNAVLPWQVVLEETQDHDGFQLYASESGHLIEAYADVVAEKSGNDADPETIQVGDYEAADPDGDGLYDDVDGDGQTTHADVNAFYEHLEADGVQDNADAFDFDGNGRIGFADVLDLLRRI, from the coding sequence ATGACTTCGAACGAACACGCCACGGACACGCACAGAATCGAGCGAACGAACCGACCGACGCGGCGCCGCTTCGTGAAAGCGATCGGTGCCGGTGCGGCGATCGCCTCGACGGGCGTCGGCGCCGCCGCCGCAGCGCCGGACCCGACAACCGACCCCGACGACCTCGCGTTCGTCGAGACCGACGGCACCGAGTTCGTCGTCGACGGCGAGCCGGTCTACTTCAACGGGGCCAACAACTTCTGGCTCACCCACGAGTACGACGGAACGAAAGCCCGAATCGACGACGTCCTCGACCTCTACGCGGACCTGGGGATCGACCTCGTGCGGTTCTGGGCCCACGGCGAGGGCAAGGAGGGGCCGCTGGCCCTCCAGCCCGAACCGGGCGAGTACAACGAGGCCGCCCTCGAGAACCTCGATTACCTGATCGAGGCGGCCAGAGAGCGCGGCATCAGGCTCATCGCGACGCTCGTGGACAACTGGGAACACGAGGGCGGGATGCTCCAGTACGCCGAGTGGGCCGGCGCGGAGTCCCGCTACGAGTTCTACACGATGGACGAGACCCGCGAGATGTACCGGAACCACGTCGAGACGATCCTCACGCGAGAAAACACGTTCAGCGGCATCGAGTGGCGCGAGGACCCGACGATCATGGTGTGGGAGCTGGCCAACGAGCCCCGCCTCGAGCAGGACGACGTCCCCGGAGAGATGGACGCCCTCCAGCCGCCGGAGCACAAGTCGGTTCTCGGCGACTGGTTCGCCGACATGTCCGCGTACGTCACGGAACTCGACGACAACCACCTCGTCTCGACGGGGTCGGAGGGCCACTACTACGGGTCTGCGAACGACGAGTATCCGGACGGCAACTGGGACGGCCAGTCCTACCTCGACCACCACGCGATCGACACGATCGACGCCTGTTCGTTCCACTTCTATCCCGACCACTGGAACCTCCCGCTTGCGGATGGGACCGACTACATCCGCCGTCGCGTCGTCGACGCCCACGAGGAACTCGGCAAACCCGCCTACCTCGGCGAGTTCAACGTCAGCGACTCCGCTCACGATCTCGAGACCCGCAACGAGTACCTGTCGGAGTGGTACGACGTCGCCGACGAGTACGACTGCAACGCCGTCCTCCCGTGGCAGGTCGTCCTCGAAGAGACCCAGGACCACGACGGGTTCCAGCTCTACGCGAGCGAATCCGGCCACCTCATCGAGGCCTACGCCGACGTTGTCGCCGAGAAGAGCGGGAATGACGCCGATCCCGAGACGATTCAGGTGGGCGACTACGAGGCCGCCGATCCGGACGGCGACGGGCTGTACGACGACGTCGACGGCGACGGGCAGACCACCCACGCCGACGTGAACGCCTTCTACGAGCACCTCGAGGCCGACGGCGTCCAGGACAACGCCGACGCCTTCGACTTCGACGGCAACGGCCGCATCGGCTTCGCGGACGTCCTCGATCTGCTCCGCCGAATCTGA
- a CDS encoding endo-1,4-beta-xylanase — MIDEPTENDSESVDAPGRTIGRRPVLGSLAALGAGHAVASATAQSWSGVDDPYYATLADELAAHGLPQGEFCYGSGEAEAMAAYDVIGDVEAAEIQAPADLPFNEAMRLEVGADVSNPWDAILNGTVEDRGVAAGDVLLGVVYLREGPASDTDGLVQYTAKDGDNLETNEVVNAATPSLPREWRRFYFQIEFDYASDPGDWWTELFLGYGSQTVDVGGLALIHFGQSVETDALPGSGVEFGYEGRTEGAAWREAARERIDEIRRAPLTVTVTDEDGDPIPDADVAVEMRDHEFGFGSAIAVDELTANERYQDVFLENFNEAVTENGLKRGAWEGEFGSSLGPENTEAAIDWLNRHDVPTRGHTLLWGTYDAMGVDDTRPESEIVAAIEETIRERAAAMEGRLLEWDMHNHPVMFSEITDDLGRESVVDWWSAATDEDPTAPMWVNEGRVISARNGNRDPYREYIEWLDGTAVDVDGIGFMGHFDVDYLRPPAELLEIFDEFAAFDVPLKITELDITLKDPNDEDQIAVRRDYMRDLLIAAYSHEALESVLHWGFWANRHWRPAAALYDEDWVLRAHGEAYRELVFEEWWTEESGTTDADGTYATEPYLGDHEVTVTVGESETTETVSLTDPDDAVDLTVEIGDPASDTIQVGEYEARDPDGDALYDDVDGDGETTHADVDAFYEHLDSEGVQDNPDAFDFDGNDRIGFADVLDLLRRI, encoded by the coding sequence ATGATCGACGAACCAACGGAAAACGACAGCGAGAGCGTGGACGCACCAGGACGAACCATCGGCCGTCGACCAGTTTTGGGATCGCTCGCGGCGCTCGGAGCGGGACACGCCGTCGCGTCGGCGACGGCCCAATCGTGGTCTGGCGTCGACGATCCGTACTACGCGACCCTCGCCGACGAGCTGGCAGCACACGGCCTCCCGCAGGGGGAGTTTTGCTACGGCAGCGGCGAAGCCGAAGCGATGGCCGCCTACGACGTCATCGGGGACGTCGAGGCGGCGGAGATTCAGGCACCGGCAGATCTCCCGTTCAACGAGGCGATGCGCCTCGAGGTCGGGGCGGATGTCTCCAACCCGTGGGACGCGATACTGAACGGGACGGTCGAGGACCGCGGCGTGGCCGCGGGCGACGTCCTGCTGGGCGTGGTGTACCTCCGGGAGGGCCCGGCGAGCGACACCGACGGACTCGTTCAGTACACCGCCAAGGACGGGGACAACCTCGAGACCAACGAAGTGGTCAACGCCGCGACCCCCTCGCTCCCCCGCGAGTGGCGACGATTCTACTTCCAGATCGAGTTCGACTACGCGAGCGATCCCGGCGACTGGTGGACGGAACTCTTCCTGGGGTACGGGTCACAGACGGTCGACGTCGGCGGGCTGGCCCTGATTCACTTCGGGCAATCGGTCGAGACCGACGCCCTTCCCGGCTCCGGCGTCGAATTCGGCTACGAGGGGCGTACCGAGGGCGCCGCCTGGCGGGAGGCTGCCCGCGAACGAATCGACGAGATTCGCCGGGCGCCGCTGACGGTCACAGTCACCGACGAGGACGGCGATCCGATTCCCGACGCCGACGTGGCGGTAGAGATGCGGGACCACGAGTTCGGCTTCGGAAGCGCCATCGCCGTCGACGAACTGACCGCGAACGAACGGTACCAGGACGTTTTCCTCGAGAACTTCAACGAGGCGGTCACGGAGAACGGCCTCAAGCGGGGCGCGTGGGAGGGCGAGTTCGGCTCGAGTCTCGGCCCCGAGAACACCGAGGCCGCGATCGACTGGCTCAATCGGCACGACGTCCCGACTCGAGGGCATACGCTCCTGTGGGGGACGTACGACGCGATGGGCGTCGACGACACCCGGCCCGAGTCGGAGATCGTCGCGGCGATCGAGGAGACGATTCGCGAGCGCGCGGCGGCGATGGAGGGTCGACTGTTGGAGTGGGACATGCACAATCATCCGGTGATGTTCTCCGAGATCACCGACGATCTCGGGCGGGAGTCCGTCGTCGACTGGTGGTCAGCGGCGACCGACGAGGACCCCACCGCGCCCATGTGGGTCAACGAAGGACGGGTCATCTCGGCGCGCAACGGCAATCGCGATCCGTACCGCGAGTACATCGAGTGGCTCGACGGCACCGCGGTCGACGTCGACGGCATCGGGTTCATGGGCCACTTCGACGTGGACTATCTGCGTCCGCCCGCGGAACTCCTCGAGATCTTCGACGAGTTCGCTGCGTTCGACGTCCCCCTGAAGATCACCGAACTCGACATCACCCTCAAGGACCCGAACGACGAGGACCAGATCGCGGTGCGGCGCGACTACATGCGCGACCTCCTCATCGCAGCGTACAGTCACGAGGCCCTCGAGAGCGTCCTCCACTGGGGATTCTGGGCGAACCGGCACTGGCGACCGGCGGCCGCGCTGTACGACGAAGACTGGGTGCTCCGCGCGCACGGTGAGGCGTATCGGGAACTCGTCTTCGAGGAGTGGTGGACCGAGGAATCGGGAACGACCGACGCCGACGGGACGTACGCGACCGAGCCGTATCTCGGCGACCACGAGGTGACGGTGACGGTCGGCGAATCGGAAACGACCGAGACGGTCTCCCTCACAGATCCCGACGACGCCGTCGACCTGACGGTCGAAATCGGCGACCCGGCCAGCGATACGATCCAGGTCGGCGAGTACGAGGCGCGTGATCCGGACGGCGACGCCCTGTACGACGACGTCGACGGCGACGGCGAAACGACCCACGCCGACGTCGATGCCTTCTACGAGCACCTCGATTCCGAGGGCGTCCAGGACAACCCCGACGCGTTCGACTTCGACGGCAACGACCGCATCGGCTTCGCGGACGTCCTCGACCTGCTCCGGCGAATCTGA
- a CDS encoding glycoside hydrolase family 5 protein, with the protein MVRKDNFSEKRRTARTNAGSLRPTRRTFVKAAGVGTAGLALGGLAGSAAAVDNPTPRLHTDGKWIVTEDGERVKLRGLSPASLDYMQEGYYPRTQREVLEHATDGEQWYPNTVRLPIVENAVHEQGPAYVVDELLRPAVDLLADRGVYAMIDFHLIRPYVDVLNQAEEMVEDGWADSLDGLGFDPWVGTDELLREFWGAVAPAFADDENVLFELYNEPTLPVAWSEYGEYGPEVGTKEDEWMLWRDTAQSWVDLIREEAPETPIVIGSPDWTSRTKFAAEYPFDGENLIYAGHIYPDNGLPYDTLERGEGDDAYEVGPFDPEYGAPAEDVPVVCTEFGWDPAEEFRESVEFGTTSEWGEPVREWMESYENMGWIAWCFDDTWAPTFFDSPGDGAGEPWELKDDPEQMGWFVRQWLEETKDDMIVGEDGDENGSDWIGIGDYEARDTTGDGLYNDVDGDGQTTHADVDAFYEHLESDGVQNNPDAFDFDENGRVGFADVLDLLRRI; encoded by the coding sequence ATGGTTAGAAAGGATAATTTCAGTGAGAAGCGACGAACGGCACGGACGAACGCGGGATCGCTCCGGCCGACGCGACGGACGTTCGTGAAAGCGGCCGGCGTCGGGACGGCCGGCCTCGCACTCGGCGGACTGGCCGGGTCGGCAGCAGCGGTCGACAACCCGACGCCGCGGCTCCACACCGACGGGAAGTGGATCGTCACGGAGGACGGCGAGCGGGTGAAACTCCGCGGGCTCTCACCGGCGTCGCTGGATTACATGCAGGAGGGGTACTACCCGAGGACTCAGCGGGAGGTCCTCGAGCACGCGACGGACGGGGAACAGTGGTATCCGAACACCGTCAGGCTGCCGATCGTCGAGAACGCGGTCCACGAGCAGGGACCGGCGTACGTCGTCGACGAACTCCTGCGGCCGGCTGTCGACCTGCTCGCCGATCGGGGCGTCTACGCGATGATCGACTTCCACCTCATTCGACCGTACGTAGACGTGTTGAATCAGGCCGAGGAGATGGTCGAGGACGGGTGGGCGGACAGCCTCGACGGTCTCGGGTTCGATCCCTGGGTCGGCACCGACGAGCTGCTGCGGGAGTTCTGGGGCGCGGTCGCACCCGCGTTCGCCGACGACGAGAACGTCCTCTTCGAACTGTACAACGAACCGACGCTCCCGGTTGCGTGGTCGGAATACGGGGAGTACGGCCCGGAGGTCGGAACCAAGGAAGACGAGTGGATGCTGTGGCGCGACACCGCCCAGTCCTGGGTCGACCTGATTCGCGAGGAGGCCCCCGAAACGCCGATCGTCATCGGCTCTCCCGACTGGACCTCGCGGACCAAGTTCGCCGCCGAGTACCCCTTCGACGGGGAGAACCTGATCTACGCCGGCCACATCTACCCGGACAACGGGCTCCCGTACGACACGCTCGAGCGCGGGGAGGGAGACGACGCGTACGAGGTCGGCCCGTTCGATCCGGAGTACGGCGCGCCGGCCGAGGACGTTCCCGTCGTCTGCACCGAGTTCGGCTGGGACCCCGCCGAGGAGTTCCGGGAGAGCGTCGAATTCGGAACGACGAGCGAGTGGGGCGAACCCGTCCGCGAGTGGATGGAATCCTACGAGAACATGGGCTGGATCGCGTGGTGTTTCGACGATACCTGGGCGCCGACGTTCTTCGACTCGCCGGGCGACGGCGCGGGGGAGCCGTGGGAGCTGAAAGACGACCCCGAACAGATGGGGTGGTTCGTCCGGCAGTGGCTCGAGGAGACGAAAGACGACATGATCGTCGGCGAAGACGGCGACGAAAACGGGTCCGACTGGATCGGGATCGGCGACTACGAAGCACGGGATACGACCGGCGACGGGCTGTACAACGACGTCGACGGCGACGGCCAGACCACCCACGCCGACGTCGATGCCTTCTACGAGCACCTCGAGTCCGACGGCGTGCAGAACAACCCCGACGCGTTCGACTTCGACGAGAACGGCCGCGTCGGCTTCGCGGACGTCCTCGACCTACTCCGGCGAATCTGA
- a CDS encoding fibronectin type III domain-containing protein, with protein MTRRDTREDRRTERTNSETASSGAAEARSRRSVLRAGAIGASALALGGVSTAAAQSIERETCGDWDTFELGDGHWHLMNNKWGMPNSEQCIRVYDDGRYGYQFSAVGDGINYPEAFCGGRPWGADTGIPELPTRRGDIDELVLEFDVDVDIGGGEWDLAEEWWLLDGERDSENPPITHEIMLVLDWGGGHDHYMEEEDVLTDQFGNQIDHWADYDREWTFHIFRIAGGASTGQVDLAAIGDYLTDEHGVSEDLTLTGVEVGNEYWAGASGEVTYTSLDLTVDGTTYESGLESDAGPTPPASPDDVWTNEVTATTIELGWTSVDAATTYDVTLDGDRRTTTSEPTATIANLTPGTTYEVGVAAGNDGGWSPVVETTVTTDDATETIQIGEHEARDPDGDGLYDDVDGDGQTTHADVNAFYEHLEADGVQENPDAFDFDGNGRVGFADVLDLLRRV; from the coding sequence ATGACCCGACGCGACACACGAGAAGACCGACGAACCGAACGGACGAATTCCGAGACCGCGAGCAGCGGGGCGGCCGAGGCGCGCTCCCGCCGGTCCGTGCTCCGGGCCGGCGCCATCGGGGCGAGTGCGCTCGCGCTCGGCGGCGTCTCGACGGCCGCCGCCCAGTCGATCGAACGGGAGACGTGTGGCGACTGGGACACCTTCGAACTCGGCGACGGCCACTGGCACCTCATGAACAACAAGTGGGGAATGCCCAACTCCGAGCAGTGTATCCGGGTCTACGACGACGGACGGTACGGCTACCAGTTCAGCGCGGTCGGCGACGGGATCAACTACCCCGAGGCGTTCTGCGGCGGGCGACCGTGGGGTGCCGACACCGGAATCCCGGAGCTGCCGACCCGGCGCGGCGATATCGACGAACTCGTCCTCGAGTTCGACGTCGACGTCGACATCGGCGGCGGCGAGTGGGATCTCGCCGAGGAGTGGTGGCTCCTGGACGGGGAGCGGGACTCGGAGAATCCGCCGATCACCCACGAGATCATGCTGGTGCTCGACTGGGGCGGCGGCCACGACCACTACATGGAGGAAGAAGACGTCCTGACCGACCAGTTTGGCAATCAGATCGACCACTGGGCGGACTACGACCGGGAGTGGACGTTCCACATCTTTCGGATCGCCGGCGGCGCGTCGACGGGGCAGGTCGATCTCGCGGCGATTGGCGACTACCTGACCGACGAGCACGGCGTCAGCGAGGACCTGACGCTCACCGGCGTCGAGGTCGGCAACGAGTACTGGGCGGGGGCCAGCGGTGAGGTGACGTACACCTCCCTCGACCTCACGGTCGACGGCACGACCTACGAAAGCGGCCTCGAGAGCGACGCCGGACCGACCCCGCCCGCGTCGCCCGACGACGTGTGGACGAACGAGGTCACGGCGACGACGATCGAACTCGGCTGGACGAGCGTCGACGCGGCCACGACGTACGACGTCACCCTCGACGGCGACCGGAGGACGACCACGTCCGAACCGACGGCCACGATCGCGAACCTGACGCCCGGAACGACCTACGAGGTCGGCGTCGCGGCCGGGAACGACGGCGGCTGGTCGCCGGTCGTCGAGACGACGGTGACGACCGACGACGCGACGGAAACGATTCAGATCGGCGAGCACGAGGCGCGAGACCCCGACGGTGACGGGCTGTACGACGACGTCGATGGCGACGGCCAGACGACCCACGCCGACGTGAACGCCTTCTACGAGCATCTCGAGGCCGACGGCGTGCAGGAAAACCCCGACGCGTTCGACTTCGACGGGAACGGCCGCGTCGGCTTCGCGGACGTCCTCGACCTCCTCCGGCGGGTGTAA